The DNA segment CGCGCCGGCGTAGTTCGGGTCGGTGCCCTCACCGCCTGCGGCCCAGCCCACGCCGTTGGCCAGCACGGTGACGCCGAAGAATTTCTTGTCTGACTTGCGCGTCTGTTGATCCCAGGGTGACGTTCCGCCCGCGTTGGCCGAATAGTAGACCGTGCCATGCGACGCGGTGGCGCCGGCCATCCAGCACTGGCTGCTGCTCAAGCAGTGAATGGCGGTGTTGTCGGCGCCGGTGGCAAAGTGGAAGCTCCAGCTCAGGCCGCCATCGAACGATTGGTACAGTTTGGCGCCGTTGGCCGCTGCGTAGCAGGTGCTGCCGTCGAAACAGGCGAAGTCCCACATCACCACGCCGCCAGGCCCGCCGTCTACATCAACCAGGCGCCAGCTTGCGCCCCCATTGGTGGATCGGAAAACCTCGCCCTGGGTGCCGCCCAACAGGATGGTGTTGGGCGTGACGATGCCCACGGAGTAGAGCCAGCCGCCGTAGTCGGGCGTTTGTGACAGCGCCCAGGTCGTGCCGCCATTGGTGGTGCGCAGGATGTAGCCGTACTGACCGGCCGCCCAGCAGGTGTCCGCGTCCAGGCAGTCGAGGCCGTGCAGCCAGCCGGTGGCCGGATGCGCCTGTTCGGTCCAGGTGGCGCCGCCGTTGGTGGTCTTCAGGATGATGCCGAACGCGCCGCCGTTGCCTGGGTACCAATCGGAGCCGCCGACGGCATAACCGACCTGGTTGTTGAGCATCCTGACGCCGCGCATCGTGGCCTCCGCATGGGGATGGCTGTACTGCAACTGCCACGTGCCCGCGACAGCCGGGCCGGTCGGAGGGACGCTCTGCGCGTCGCCCTGTCCTGCTGTCAATACCGCCGCGGCCAGGCCGACCAGGCAGCAAATGGTGATGATCGAACGCATTCTTTTTACCTTTCTTCGATTACTTTGCTTACGATGTCTTGTTCTTCAACCGCACGCGCCAGTGTTCGTGCAGCGCGGTGAAGGCGGCCGCGGCCTGATTGCGCCGCGCCGAGTCTTGCACGCCAAAGCGACCGATGTTCCAGGTGACGATCAGATCCTTGCGCGCACGTGTGATGCCGACGTAGAACAGGCGCAGCCGTTCGGCCGCGTAGGCCAACCGTGCCTGCGCCGAGGCTGCGCCCTCCACGTAGCCGGCCGCATCATCGTCGAGAATCGCTTCCAACAAGGCGATGGTTTCGGCTTGGGGATTGAGCGCATCACGCGCGTACCACGGTTCTGATTGATAGGAGTCGTGCGGCTGCGCGGCGGGAAAGCTGTAGTTGTTCAACGCCATCAGGTAGACGCGATCCCATTCCAGCCCCTTGGCCGCATGCATGGTGGCAATGGTCACCGTGCCTTTTTTGGGTTGGTAGCCGGTGTCGGCCGTGTCGAAGCCCAGGAAACGGCGCTCATTGCGCGCGATGATGTGCAGTTCGTTCGCCAGTTCCAGCAGGCGGGCGCTGGCCTGCGTCTCGGCGAAGTGGGTCAGCACCAGCGCCAGTTTGTGCGTCAGCGCCAGTTCGCTCGGCTCGGTGAACAGCTCACGGCCCAGGGTCAGGATGAGTTGGTCAATCGGCAGCACGCCGGCCTGCAGCCAGCGCTGCACGGCCTGGCGGAAGTTCAGCAGATCGGCCATGATCGCCGGCTGCTCCAGGGCCGGTCGCAGCGCGGCCAGCCAATCGCCCGCGGGGCCGGGGTAGAGGAAATCCTCCACGCTGGTCAGGCGGTGCAGGGTCTTCTCGACCTGCTGCGCCTGCGGCTGATTCAACGCGGACAGGGGCAACGGCCCGGCGCCTAACGGCGGCACAACCAGGACTGATTCGGCCAGGGTATCCGGCATGGCGTCGTCGCCCTGGTCATCCGGCGCTGAACTCACGTCCGGGGTATCGTCCACATCCGCGGCTGCGGCCGCACGATCGGCCTCGAGCGCTTCATCATCGGTTTCGGCGCCACGCCCGCGCGCCCACCACACCTGCCGGTAGACATCCGCCAACCGCATGCGTTCAACCGGCTCAGCCAGGTAGCGCACCACCATCTCCAGCTTACCAGCCACGTTGCGTGTGGCCGCGCTGCTGCGCAGCAGTTCTTCGTAGGGCAGGTTGCGCGCCTTGAGTTCGGTGGCTAGTTGAAACCCCCGGCTGTTTTCCGGCACCAGCACGGCCGCTGTCCAGTCAGGATGGCCCGGCAGCCAGCGGCTCAACGAATCGGCCACAGCCTTTAGCTCGTCGTCCGGTGTATGCGCACGCTCATCGAGGTAGGTGAAACTCTCGGTCGGGTTAGGCTGCGGATCACTGAGCGACGTGGGCTGAATGGCCTGCTGTAAGAAGGCATGCTGGCGCAGCCAGGCCACCGGATGGGCGATGCAGGTCCAGTTTACCAGGAAGTTAGCCAGGTCAATGATGGGGCGGGCGGAGCGGCCGGAGTCGGGCAAATCGCGCCGCAGCGCGCCCGGCTCATGCAAGAACTGGCGC comes from the Candidatus Amarolinea dominans genome and includes:
- a CDS encoding ATP-dependent helicase, coding for MGALMEAGAVTSSPPPRFVPRPAQARVLEFREGRLGISAVPGSGKTQTLSYLAAQLVHELATRRDEIINPFETPEVLIVTFSNSAVENFRQRISQILSTEFELLPNVGYRVRTLHALANDIVRMRPALAGLTDDFQIADERAAQQVLDEALHHQLSNEPAALDFILSGALKEFQAATVRREKWPEQARDIASMVIRRAKDLELTPVELRARLGNLEEPSRVLLRLGLNVYETYQRGLQMRNMVDFDDLLRLALLTLRLAPDFLERLRRRWPYVLEDEAQDSSLLQEKMLRLLTNTHERGTQGAGGSHWVRVGDPNQAINTTFTTADPAHLRQFLHEPGALRRDLPDSGRSARPIIDLANFLVNWTCIAHPVAWLRQHAFLQQAIQPTSLSDPQPNPTESFTYLDERAHTPDDELKAVADSLSRWLPGHPDWTAAVLVPENSRGFQLATELKARNLPYEELLRSSAATRNVAGKLEMVVRYLAEPVERMRLADVYRQVWWARGRGAETDDEALEADRAAAAADVDDTPDVSSAPDDQGDDAMPDTLAESVLVVPPLGAGPLPLSALNQPQAQQVEKTLHRLTSVEDFLYPGPAGDWLAALRPALEQPAIMADLLNFRQAVQRWLQAGVLPIDQLILTLGRELFTEPSELALTHKLALVLTHFAETQASARLLELANELHIIARNERRFLGFDTADTGYQPKKGTVTIATMHAAKGLEWDRVYLMALNNYSFPAAQPHDSYQSEPWYARDALNPQAETIALLEAILDDDAAGYVEGAASAQARLAYAAERLRLFYVGITRARKDLIVTWNIGRFGVQDSARRNQAAAAFTALHEHWRVRLKNKTS